Proteins from one Telopea speciosissima isolate NSW1024214 ecotype Mountain lineage chromosome 1, Tspe_v1, whole genome shotgun sequence genomic window:
- the LOC122660659 gene encoding putative RING-H2 finger protein ATL21A yields MVCSQSLSFFFLLLLLCHSVTVTGDEICPVFSCSETEPAIGFPFRINDLQPETCGYPGFDLTCTNRSRTILEISSSGGFWLQNIDYINQEIRVNDPDGCLPRRLLRLDLWDSPFRTALYQNYSMLRCSAEQGMPPVPYNPIGCLSNSTDEIWATASALSVDMMVSSRGCQVMTTVEVPIPWSGYYDNSALSFSDLSADLTLKWDEPQCGDCVEKGGRCAFKSSSSLEVECFGVSQPGGLSRSVSYAVTIGIGVPTLLGGIGIACYVSGRFKRYRRRNSSGADAAGSSSTVNPQPTVVAMGLDNPTIESYPKAVIGESHRLPRPNDNTCSICLSEYQPRETVRTIPQCQHCFHADCIDAWLRTNATCPICRNSPAPVLGAQPP; encoded by the exons ATGGTTTGCTCCCaatccctctctttcttcttcctcctcctcctcctctgtcaCAGCGTAACAGTCACCGGTGATGAAATCTGTCCGGTTTTTAGCTGCAGCGAAACTGAACCGGCGATCGGGTTCCCTTTCCGGATAAATGATTTGCAGCCGGAGACTTGCGGGTACCCGGGATTCGACCTCACCTGTACTAACCGAAGCCGGACGATTTTGGAGATCTCTTCTTCAGGAGGGTTTTGGTTACAAAACATAGATTATATCAATCAAGAGATCCGGGTCAATGACCCGGATGGGTGTCTACCGAGACGGTTACTCCGGTTGGATCTCTGGGATTCACCGTTCAGAACGGCGTTATACCAGAACTATTCGATGCTGAGGTGTTCGGCGGAGCAGGGGATGCCTCCTGTACCTTATAATCCTATAGGTTGTCTTAGTAACTCGACGGATGAGATTTGGGCAACGGCTTCAGCGTTGTCTGTGGATATGATGGTGTCGAGCAGGGGATGCCAAGTGATGACGACGGTGGAGGTTCCAATTCCTTGGTCGGGGTACTACGATAACAGTGCCTTGTCGTTTAGTGATTTGAGCGCAGATTTGACACTTAAATGGGATGAGCCTCAGTGTGGAGATTGTGTGGAGAAGGGAGGGAGGTGTGCATTCAAGAGCAGTTCTAGCCTTGAAGTAGAatgttttggtgtttctcaaccAG GAGGATTATCAAGGAGCGTCAGCTATGCAGTGACAATAGGCATTGGAGTGCCTACACTCTTAGGTGGGATTGGGATAGCATGCTATGTGAGTGGGAGGTTCAAGAGATACAGGAGACGAAATTCAAGTGGTGCGGATGCCGCCGGCTCCTCCTCAACAGTAAATCCACAACCCACCGTTGTCGCGATGGGCCTCGACAATCCAACCATAGAATCCTATCCGAAAGCTGTGATTGGTGAAAGTCACCGGTTGCCGAGGCCTAATGACAATACATGCTCAATCTGCTTATCGGAGTATCAGCCCAGAGAGACAGTAAGAACTATACCACAGTGTCAACACTGTTTCCATGCCGACTGCATTGATGCGTGGCTTAGGACGAATGCTACCTGTCCAATTTGCCGGAATTCTCCGGCACCAGTTTTGGGTGCTCAGCCTCCATGA
- the LOC122655934 gene encoding LOW QUALITY PROTEIN: replication stress response regulator SDE2-like (The sequence of the model RefSeq protein was modified relative to this genomic sequence to represent the inferred CDS: deleted 2 bases in 2 codons), whose amino-acid sequence MAVFQMLVISGCIFVTLYISCTVLVGKGRFGSLLRGAATNLEQEKTNNFDVSGDRSGRRLRHVNVVKKLEEWKAGAEERKLEKVAEDFLKKRAKAAKKSTSGDSEKYREVRLKIWTGKRKLDESDTDEDDEADSDDDENICYSGRKCGSSGGGSTESNFEEENDVAGRRGFELEEATRSKAVHAEAEVSVDSELGIRKKTMFQALRPGISDLEAGAASGIEAVQAGGTGPIEPESGNHEEQVGQATSGTGLEESKGSDGGAIAAKPNDAVEPKLEYHDIVIEDANISDMKKPLNFEEFNFAAEVEVILPLIRIYFVSVGLVAAV is encoded by the exons aTGGCGGTCTTTCAAATGTTAGTCATCTCAG GATGTATTTTTGTCACTCTGTACATCTCCTGCACCGTCTTA GTTGGGAAAGGAAGGTTTGGATCCCTCCTCAGAGGCGCTGCCACAAATTTGGAGCAGGAGAAGACCAACAACTTCGATGTGAGCGGAGATAGGAGCGGTCGAAGGCTTCGACATGTTAATGTGGTGAAGAAATTGGAGGAGTGGAAAGCCGGGGCCGAGGAGAGGAAA TTGGAGAAGGTTGCTGAGGATTTCCTTAAGAAGCGGGCCAAAGCAGCGAAGAAGTCGACGTCCGGTGATTCCGAGAAGTACAGGGAAGTG CGGTTAAAGATATG GACTGGGAAGCGAAAGCTTGATGAGAGCGATACTGATGAGGACGATGAGGCTGACAGCGATGATGATGAAAATATCTGTTATTCTG GCCGAAAATGTGGGTCTTCTGGTGGAGGTTCTACAGAAAGCAACTTTGAGGAAGAAAACGATGTTGCGGGTAGAAGGGGTTTTGAATTGGAGGAAGCTACAAGAAGTAAAGCAGTTCATGCTGAAGCGGAGGTCTCTGTTGATTCTGAATTGGGAATCCGCAAAAAGACTATGTTTCAAGCCCTGCGCCCTGGTATCTCTGATTTGGAGGCGGGGGCAGCTTCTGGAATTGAAGCTGTTCAAGCTGGAGGAACCGGTCCTATTGAACCCGAATCTGGGAATCATGAAGAACAAGTTGGTCAGGCTACCAGCGGAACCGGTTTGGAAGAGTCGAAGGGTTCTGACGGCGGAGCTATTGCTGCCAAACCAAATGATGCTGTTGAGCCGAAACTGGAATATCATGATATAGTTATTGAAGATGCAAACATTTCAGATATGAAGAAACCATTGAATTTTGAGGAGTTCAACTTTGCTGCTGAGGTGGAGGTAATTTTACCTTTGATCcgtatttattttgtttctgttgGATTGGTTGCTGCTGTTTGA
- the LOC122670863 gene encoding beclin-1-like protein, whose amino-acid sequence MKDDPSDKSRGFPVDPNLPRWVCQNCRHALCVVGVDSYADKFFNDSSRSGMQGSSVHGMGSVSGSTPMDNSFVVLPKQRSQAQGIPPRPRSGTSQPDSGRTMEESFVVLPPAAASMYKSESTSDGIGTHLPSHYGVSNSPLQPNNSGFHSSITVLKRAFEIATTQTQVEQPLCLECMRVLSDKLDKEVEDVNRDIKAYEACLQRLEGEARDVLSEADFLREKLKVEEEERRLEAAIEETEKQCAEVNAELNDLELKSKRFTELEERYWHEFNNFQFQLTSHQEERDSILAKIEVSLAHLELLKRTNVLNDAFPIWHDGEFGTINNFRLGRLPKILVEWDEINAAWGQACLLLHTMAQYFRPKFPYRIKILPMGSYPRIMDSNNNTYELFGPVNLFWSTRYDKAMTLFLTCLKDFAEFAYSKDQENNIPPEKCFKLPYKIENDRVENYTITQSFNKQENWTKALKYTLCNLKWALYWFVGNTNFQPLSAMVSLHAEVPGIGSLYTKHVKDSKSDP is encoded by the exons ATGAAGGACGATCCATCTGATAAAAGCAGGGGTTTCCCGGTCGATCCGAATCTCCCTAGATGGGTATGTCAGAACTGTCGTCACGCCCTCTGCGTCGTAGGTGTAGATTCATACGCCGACAAGTTCTTCAACGACTCTTCTCGTTCTG GGATGCAGGGCTCCTCAGTCCATGGGATGGGGAGTGTGTCAGGTTCAACCCCCATGGACAATTCATTTGTTGTGTTGCCAAAGCAAAGAAGCCAGGCACAAGGGATACCTCCTCGTCCTCGCAGTGGCACCTCACAGCCTGATTCTGGGAGGACCATGGAAGAATCATTTGTGGTGTTGCCTCCAGCTGCTGCTTCCATGTACAAGTCTGAATCCACATCTGATGGAATTGGGACCCATTTACCATCACATTATGGAGTCTCCAATAGCCCCTTGCAGCCAAACAATTCTGGGTTTCACTCGAGCATAACTGTCTTGAAGCGTGCATTTGAAATTGCCACCACCCAAACACAG GTTGAGCAACCTTTATGCCTGGAGTGTATGCGAGTGCTGTCTGATAAACTTGACAAAGAGGTGGAAGATGTGAACAGGGATATCAAAGCATATGAAGCCTGCCTTCAACGCCTGGAGGGGGAGGCCCGTGATGTTCTTAGCGAGGCTGATTTTCTCCGGGAGAAGTTGAAG gttgaagaagaagagagaagactTGAAGCAGCAATTGAAGAAACTGAGAAACAATGTGCAGAAGTAAATGCCGAGCTGAATGATCTAGAATTGAAATCCAAGCGCTTTACAGAATTAGAGGAACG GTATTGGCATGAGTTCAAcaattttcagtttcagttaACTTCGCATCAG gaggagagagattctATTTTGGCTAAGATTGAAGTCTCACTAGCACATTTGGAACTGTTGAAGCGCACCAATGTCCTTAATGATGCATTCCCTATATGGCACGATGGTGAATTTGGAACCATTAACAATTTTCGACTTGGTCGCCTTCCTAAAATACTG GTTGAGTGGGATGAGATAAATGCTGCTTGGGGTCAGGCGTGCCTTCTCCTCCATACGATGGCTCAATATTTCAGGCCAAAATTCCC atatcgAATAAAAATTCTTCCTATGGGAAGTTATCCTCGAATTATGGACAGCAACAATAACACTTATGAGCT GTTTGGTCCTGTCAACTTATTTTGGAGCACTCGCTATGACAAAGCGATGACTCTATTTCTGACATGTTTGAAGGACTTTGCGGAGTTTGCATATTCTAAGGATCAAGAGAACAACATACCTCCAGAAAAATGTTTCAAGCTACCATATAA GATTGAGAATGATAGAGTGGAGAACTACACCATCACACAGAGTTTCAACAAGCAGGAGAATTGGACTAAAGCTTTAAAGTACACCCTCTGTAATCTGAAATGGGCGCTCTATTGGTTTGTTGGGAACACAAACTTTCAGCCTCTTTCTGCAATGGTCTCTTTGCATGCTGAGGTACCTGGAATAGGCTCTTTGTACACGAAACATGTTAAGGACTCTAAGTCTGATCCTTGA